A genomic region of Pyramidobacter porci contains the following coding sequences:
- a CDS encoding ABC transporter ATP-binding protein yields the protein MGCLLSVKNLEQRFDLDRSLLSQIRFERGRVVRRKRVVHAVNGISFDLEEGQVYSLVGESGCGKSTAARSIIRLIEPAGGSVCYRGQDIAHIPLGEMLLLRKKMQMIFQDPYASLNPRQNVMEILTEPMLFHKVAAGKKEARARALDLLSRVGIRPEQASRYPHQFSGGQRQRIGIARALAVEPEFIIADEPVSALDVSIQAQILNLLMDLKDEFHFSYLFIAHNLSVVKHISNQVAVMYLGSIVEKGSKEQIFASPQHPYTKALFSSIPTLTGRNMRNAEGLEGEIPSAVNLPSGCCFHTRCRCVMPVCSQRVPEEREIAPGHWVQCHLFDR from the coding sequence ATGGGCTGTCTGCTTTCAGTCAAAAATCTCGAACAGCGCTTCGACCTCGACCGCTCGCTTCTCAGCCAGATCCGCTTCGAACGCGGGCGCGTCGTGCGCCGCAAGCGCGTCGTCCACGCCGTCAACGGCATCAGTTTCGACCTCGAAGAGGGGCAAGTCTACAGCCTCGTGGGCGAATCGGGGTGCGGCAAATCAACGGCCGCGCGCAGCATCATCCGCCTGATCGAGCCGGCCGGCGGTTCGGTGTGCTACCGCGGGCAGGACATCGCGCACATCCCGCTGGGCGAGATGCTGCTGCTGCGCAAGAAAATGCAGATGATCTTCCAAGATCCTTACGCTTCGCTCAACCCGCGCCAGAACGTGATGGAGATCCTCACGGAGCCGATGCTGTTCCACAAGGTGGCCGCCGGCAAAAAAGAAGCGCGCGCCCGCGCGCTCGACCTGCTGTCCCGCGTCGGCATCCGTCCCGAACAGGCGAGCCGCTATCCGCATCAGTTCTCGGGCGGCCAGCGCCAGCGCATCGGCATCGCCCGCGCGCTGGCCGTGGAGCCGGAATTCATCATCGCCGACGAACCGGTGTCGGCGCTGGACGTGTCCATCCAGGCGCAGATCCTCAACCTGCTCATGGACCTCAAGGACGAGTTCCACTTCTCCTATCTGTTCATCGCTCACAACCTTTCGGTGGTCAAGCACATTTCCAATCAGGTGGCGGTCATGTACCTCGGCAGTATCGTCGAAAAGGGCAGCAAGGAGCAGATTTTCGCGTCTCCGCAGCATCCCTACACCAAGGCCCTGTTCTCTTCGATCCCCACGCTGACGGGGCGCAACATGCGCAACGCCGAAGGGTTGGAAGGCGAGATCCCCAGCGCCGTGAACCTGCCGTCGGGCTGCTGCTTCCACACGCGCTGCCGCTGCGTCATGCCCGTCTGCTCGCAGCGCGTGCCCGAAGAGCGCGAGATTGCGCCGGGGCACTGGGTGCAGTGCCATCTTTTCGACCGCTGA
- a CDS encoding ABC transporter ATP-binding protein yields the protein MDDKLLLQVKHLRTWFKTFKGTVKAVDDVSFDIRQGEVLAVVGESGGGKSVTGFSLIRLIEEPGSIESGEILFGGRDVMKLSEHEMNKLRGKDISMIFQDPMTSLNPVYTIGQQLDETLRLHTSMNMAQRRRASVDLLRAVGISNPESRLKNYPHQFSGGMRQRVVIAIALAARPRLIIADEPTTALDVTIQAQILKLMTDLIRAEGCSLMLITHDLAVVSEVADRINVMYCGKIVESGAARDVIDRSAHPYTHGLINSIPDLSTEKERLDTIPGIVPNMFDLPSGCYFSPRCSCAQERCRREAPQLREVAPGHCAACHFPLCGEVK from the coding sequence ATGGACGACAAACTTCTTTTGCAGGTGAAGCACCTGCGCACGTGGTTCAAGACGTTCAAGGGCACGGTCAAGGCCGTGGACGACGTGTCGTTCGACATCAGGCAGGGCGAGGTGCTGGCCGTGGTCGGAGAGTCCGGCGGCGGCAAGTCGGTGACGGGCTTCTCGCTGATCCGGCTGATCGAAGAGCCGGGCTCCATCGAATCGGGCGAGATCCTGTTCGGCGGGCGCGACGTCATGAAACTTTCCGAACACGAGATGAACAAGCTGCGCGGCAAGGACATCTCCATGATCTTCCAGGATCCGATGACCTCTCTCAATCCCGTTTACACGATCGGGCAGCAGCTCGACGAAACGCTGCGGCTGCACACGTCAATGAATATGGCCCAGCGCCGCCGGGCCAGCGTCGACCTGCTCAGGGCCGTGGGCATTTCCAATCCGGAAAGCCGGCTCAAGAACTATCCGCATCAATTCTCCGGCGGCATGAGGCAGCGCGTGGTCATCGCCATCGCGCTGGCGGCCCGTCCGCGACTGATCATCGCCGACGAGCCGACGACGGCGCTGGACGTGACGATCCAGGCGCAGATTCTCAAGCTCATGACCGACCTGATCCGCGCCGAAGGCTGTTCGCTGATGCTGATCACCCACGACCTCGCCGTGGTTTCGGAGGTCGCCGACCGCATCAACGTAATGTACTGCGGCAAGATCGTCGAGAGCGGCGCCGCGCGCGACGTGATCGACCGCAGCGCGCACCCCTACACGCACGGGCTGATCAACTCGATCCCCGACCTGAGCACGGAAAAAGAGCGCCTTGACACGATCCCCGGCATCGTCCCCAACATGTTCGACCTGCCTTCGGGATGCTACTTCAGTCCGCGCTGTTCCTGCGCTCAGGAACGCTGCCGCCGCGAAGCGCCGCAGCTGCGCGAGGTCGCGCCGGGGCACTGTGCCGCCTGCCATTTTCCGCTCTGCGGGGAGGTGAAGTAA
- a CDS encoding ABC transporter permease codes for MSDAQEKSRWRAFLDSELFYNFRHSPTAIAGAAIVLLVVLIALVGPQFTVQNPYNMAELNLGDAYKPPFWMEGGDPRFLLGTDQQGRDMVSAMVYGSRVSLVIGLLGTLMASGIGIVLGLASGYFGGKVDALIMRFADVQLSFPSMLIALFLMSMLGRSIANILLSLMLVGWVRYARTVRGETLRVKKCEYIEATHVIGLPDWRILYKHVLPNVFASIVVLSTIQVGGFILTEATLSFLGLGVPISRPSLGMLCNDGFTVLYSGLWWVSILPGLYIMIIVFGINLLGDFLRDEMNPKLK; via the coding sequence ATGTCTGACGCACAAGAAAAAAGCCGCTGGCGCGCTTTTCTGGACTCGGAACTTTTTTACAATTTCCGTCACTCCCCTACGGCGATCGCCGGAGCGGCGATCGTCCTGCTCGTGGTCCTGATCGCGCTCGTGGGGCCGCAGTTCACGGTGCAGAATCCCTACAACATGGCCGAGCTGAATCTGGGCGACGCCTACAAGCCGCCGTTCTGGATGGAGGGCGGCGACCCCAGGTTCCTGCTGGGGACCGACCAGCAGGGACGCGACATGGTCAGCGCCATGGTCTACGGCAGCCGCGTCTCGCTGGTCATCGGCCTGCTGGGCACGCTCATGGCCAGCGGCATCGGCATCGTGCTGGGGCTGGCCTCGGGCTATTTCGGCGGCAAGGTGGACGCGCTCATCATGCGCTTTGCCGACGTGCAGCTGTCGTTCCCGTCGATGCTGATCGCGCTGTTTCTGATGTCCATGCTGGGGCGCAGCATCGCCAACATTCTGCTGTCGCTGATGCTGGTCGGCTGGGTGCGCTACGCGCGCACGGTGCGGGGCGAAACGCTGCGCGTCAAAAAATGCGAATACATCGAGGCTACGCACGTGATCGGCCTGCCGGACTGGCGCATTCTTTACAAGCACGTGCTCCCCAACGTCTTCGCTTCCATCGTCGTGCTCTCCACGATCCAGGTGGGCGGCTTCATCCTCACCGAAGCGACGCTGAGCTTTCTCGGGCTGGGCGTGCCGATCTCGCGCCCGTCGCTGGGCATGCTCTGCAACGACGGCTTCACGGTGCTCTACAGCGGCTTGTGGTGGGTCTCGATCCTGCCGGGGCTGTACATCATGATCATCGTCTTCGGCATCAACCTTCTCGGCGATTTCCTGCGCGACGAGATGAATCCCAAGCTGAAATGA
- a CDS encoding ABC transporter permease, with translation MLQFLVKRLTQLVLVVLVVSLIVFVLTSVLGNPVYLMVRENATPEEIAAVSAYLGLDKPLYVQYWIFVKNVLDGNFGQSYMYHLPALALITERLPATLDIVAVAMALSIFLGIPLGVWSGAYPKSRFSKSVMAMSIAGISMPSFWIGMVMIYFFGLYLGVLPVSGRGETGVIFGITTSLATADGWAHIILPAVTLALGNVATIIRLTRAGMQENMRQDYVKFARAKGVPNRKVLFGHALKNTLIPVVTVFGLQLGNLIAFTTITETIYAWPGIGKLLIDAVTSADRPIIAAYILFVAVMFVFINFVVDLLYVFIDPRIDLQ, from the coding sequence GTGCTTCAGTTTCTCGTCAAAAGGCTGACTCAGCTCGTGCTGGTCGTGCTCGTGGTCTCGCTGATCGTGTTCGTGCTCACGAGCGTGCTGGGCAATCCCGTCTATCTGATGGTGAGAGAAAACGCGACGCCTGAGGAAATCGCGGCCGTTTCGGCTTATCTCGGGCTGGACAAACCGCTGTACGTGCAGTACTGGATCTTCGTCAAAAACGTGCTGGACGGCAATTTCGGCCAGTCGTACATGTATCACCTGCCGGCGCTGGCGCTGATCACCGAGCGGCTTCCCGCCACGCTGGACATCGTCGCCGTCGCCATGGCGCTCTCGATTTTTCTCGGCATCCCGCTGGGCGTATGGTCCGGCGCATACCCGAAGAGCCGTTTCAGCAAAAGCGTCATGGCCATGTCCATCGCCGGGATCTCCATGCCGTCGTTCTGGATCGGCATGGTGATGATCTATTTCTTCGGTTTGTATCTCGGTGTCCTGCCCGTCTCGGGGCGCGGCGAAACGGGCGTGATCTTCGGCATCACGACCAGCCTCGCCACCGCCGACGGCTGGGCGCACATTATCCTGCCCGCCGTCACGCTGGCGCTGGGCAACGTGGCGACGATCATCCGCCTCACCCGCGCGGGGATGCAGGAGAACATGCGCCAGGATTACGTCAAGTTCGCGCGCGCCAAGGGCGTGCCCAACCGCAAGGTGCTGTTCGGCCACGCGCTCAAGAACACGCTGATCCCGGTGGTGACGGTTTTCGGCTTGCAGCTGGGCAACCTGATCGCGTTCACTACGATCACCGAAACGATCTATGCCTGGCCGGGCATCGGCAAGCTGCTCATCGACGCGGTCACCAGCGCCGACCGGCCGATCATCGCCGCTTACATTCTGTTCGTGGCGGTGATGTTCGTGTTCATCAATTTCGTCGTGGATTTGCTCTACGTCTTCATCGATCCGCGCATCGACTTGCAGTAG
- a CDS encoding ABC transporter substrate-binding protein, translated as MKKSTLWYALAALALAASTACAAGPRDVTIGLTGDAYSFYPYSLNEDLNNAIMEHVFEPLVTLDREIKPQPLLAESWETNEDASVWTFHLRKGVTFHNGSAFNADDVLFSFERANTAGKSAFIYAFATIDKSEKIDDYTVKITCKAPNVLLLAHVKDVVILDKETYEAHDDDYNANHPIGTGKYALAEHVRGDRIVFKRNETYWGDKPEAENVVYKPITNPGTRTANMMSGAVDMIVDVPVRDVAMIERNKNISIVKMPSLRVIYLNPSCVENPSKDSKFPLVSPTGKNPMADKRVRAAMYHAINEDEIVAKVMNGFALPAATYCPEGYNGYNPEIERLAYNPALAEKLLDEAGYPRQADGTRFQVTLDASNDRYINDGAIATACASYLEKVGIKVVPNLMSRNIFFSYIGATNRSGDNTHLCQTGWADSGGEGALIALDMIYSMKPGEYVKQGWGGVNRGYYSNPEVDKLVEEAMATVDAAKRDQIVRQAWKLAADDVAYIPLHFQMDVYAVGPRINYAPRYNKYVYAWDVTFKK; from the coding sequence GTGAAGAAAAGTACTTTGTGGTATGCGTTGGCCGCTCTGGCGCTGGCCGCTTCGACGGCCTGCGCGGCGGGGCCGCGGGACGTGACGATCGGCCTGACGGGCGACGCTTATTCGTTTTATCCCTATTCGCTGAACGAAGACCTCAACAACGCCATTATGGAACATGTCTTCGAGCCGCTCGTGACCCTGGACAGGGAGATCAAGCCGCAGCCGCTTCTGGCCGAGAGCTGGGAGACCAACGAAGACGCTTCGGTTTGGACGTTCCATCTGCGCAAAGGCGTCACGTTCCACAACGGCAGTGCCTTCAACGCCGACGACGTCCTGTTCTCGTTCGAGCGCGCCAACACGGCCGGCAAGTCGGCCTTCATTTACGCGTTCGCCACCATCGACAAGAGCGAGAAGATCGACGATTACACCGTCAAAATCACCTGCAAGGCGCCCAACGTGCTGCTGTTGGCCCACGTCAAGGACGTGGTGATCCTCGACAAGGAGACCTACGAAGCCCACGACGACGATTACAACGCCAACCATCCTATCGGCACCGGCAAGTACGCGCTGGCCGAGCACGTGCGCGGCGACCGCATCGTCTTCAAGCGCAACGAAACTTATTGGGGCGACAAGCCCGAGGCCGAGAACGTCGTCTACAAGCCGATCACCAACCCCGGCACCCGCACCGCCAACATGATGTCCGGCGCCGTCGACATGATCGTCGACGTGCCCGTGCGCGACGTCGCCATGATCGAACGCAACAAAAACATCAGCATCGTCAAGATGCCCAGCCTGCGCGTCATTTACCTCAACCCGTCCTGCGTGGAGAATCCCAGCAAGGATTCCAAGTTCCCGCTGGTCTCCCCCACGGGCAAGAACCCGATGGCCGACAAGCGCGTCCGCGCCGCCATGTACCACGCCATCAACGAGGACGAGATCGTGGCGAAGGTCATGAACGGCTTCGCCCTTCCCGCCGCGACCTACTGCCCCGAGGGCTACAACGGCTACAATCCCGAGATCGAGCGCCTCGCCTACAATCCGGCTCTGGCCGAAAAGCTGCTTGATGAAGCGGGCTATCCCCGCCAGGCCGACGGCACGCGCTTCCAGGTGACGCTCGACGCATCCAACGACCGCTACATCAACGACGGCGCCATCGCCACGGCCTGCGCCTCATACCTCGAAAAGGTCGGCATCAAGGTCGTCCCCAATCTGATGTCGCGCAACATCTTCTTCTCCTACATCGGCGCGACCAATAGGTCGGGAGACAACACCCATCTGTGCCAGACCGGCTGGGCCGATTCCGGCGGCGAGGGTGCGCTGATCGCCCTCGACATGATCTACTCGATGAAGCCCGGCGAGTACGTCAAACAGGGCTGGGGCGGCGTCAACCGCGGTTACTACAGCAATCCCGAAGTAGACAAGCTGGTCGAGGAAGCGATGGCGACCGTCGACGCCGCCAAACGCGACCAGATCGTCCGTCAGGCGTGGAAGCTGGCCGCCGACGACGTGGCTTACATCCCGCTGCACTTCCAGATGGACGTGTACGCCGTCGGGCCGCGCATCAATTATGCGCCGCGCTACAACAAATACGTGTACGCGTGGGACGTCACGTTCAAGAAATAA
- a CDS encoding translocation/assembly module TamB domain-containing protein, with amino-acid sequence MKKFFIGIAVLLAAAIVAVCTLDVGTGWIAQKGAEYVANTYNLGVSIGGAQGNPVKGYTFNDIELTRDGTSLIKAGKIFVDPALLKLITGNVALDWVELGDIKSTIPHLLQLAEIFTGRKVTLPSAVPLNDLQLHSVGGTLDGDEAEAAFDIALNGLPMKGSFKLSLASGLTIDKGSVQTADGTISVSGGVAPALNLKAAVDKVQIGDLAALVPQLESFLVKGRVTADMTVTGEPDNPAVAGTVSFDDGSVMAFPVSASATVAMKDMKINLVPLAVNAIGIPTKGEVFADLGGKTPSIKVNMNTDGPVTAETLRKNLPSLPAELSGQVDAVTVALEGPVNALKGNAQVKADKLTLGGASVTDTLFKAAFNSQGLITVSGGSNIAGNPATLKGTVNAGGKDVAADVAFSVKDFDLAMLPKIVPSAPANIKGKVNAAFTVKGKGSAIAAGGKIDSQRVSLNDMNIDKVNVPVAFQGSTVTFKNASLVFMELPVTKVNGSITMGSDNLAFKEMSAAVANGTIKMDSVLKFGKNLNGTYDLKLNGIDLGSVMNTFGAASLGASGKLSGGLKGELSDTDITGDGSLSIPVFSLTGLKFEQIKSSVKLSKMVASLPDFSSKFAGGTIDGNASMDINKMTYAIGASLKGSQLKTIIDQMAPALGGGLTGTLTGEYKASGKLSPFTLDGEGSVSSAGGRMYGFKEYQSIINTIAALHGNKGIAYANAKIPFANDIEKLTLRDGTVINAEKGDGIYQYIKANGTFAYAGNLNINVDGSINAMLVNTAASTLSGAMAAGGAAALLTGGAGGIAGLIGGGIAGASKSWGVNDFRNLTFHIGGTVDDPKIGSFKVNGKTWDAKEAQQENAKVTDVKDQAKNAVEKAKEDAVNKLTEKLTGKSGAESGSSKNSVRDQLNDALNKELEKGLNSLFGK; translated from the coding sequence ATGAAAAAGTTTTTCATAGGCATTGCGGTCCTGCTCGCGGCGGCCATCGTCGCCGTCTGCACGTTGGACGTCGGCACAGGCTGGATCGCTCAGAAAGGCGCCGAATACGTGGCCAACACCTATAATCTCGGCGTGTCCATCGGCGGCGCCCAAGGCAATCCCGTCAAAGGCTACACCTTCAACGACATCGAACTGACGCGCGACGGCACGTCGCTGATCAAGGCCGGCAAAATTTTCGTCGATCCGGCGCTGCTCAAGCTGATCACCGGCAACGTGGCGCTCGACTGGGTAGAACTGGGCGACATCAAGAGCACCATTCCCCACCTGCTCCAGCTGGCCGAAATCTTCACGGGCCGGAAAGTCACGCTGCCCAGCGCCGTTCCGCTCAACGACCTCCAGCTCCATTCAGTCGGCGGCACTCTGGACGGCGACGAGGCCGAGGCGGCCTTCGACATCGCCCTCAACGGCCTGCCCATGAAGGGCAGCTTCAAGCTCAGCCTCGCTTCCGGACTGACAATCGACAAAGGCAGCGTCCAAACCGCCGACGGCACGATCAGCGTCAGCGGCGGCGTAGCGCCGGCGTTGAATCTCAAGGCCGCCGTCGACAAGGTGCAGATCGGCGATCTGGCAGCCCTCGTTCCCCAGCTGGAAAGCTTCCTCGTCAAAGGCCGGGTCACCGCCGACATGACCGTCACAGGCGAGCCGGACAATCCCGCCGTAGCGGGCACCGTCAGCTTCGACGACGGTTCCGTCATGGCCTTCCCCGTCTCGGCCAGCGCCACGGTCGCGATGAAAGACATGAAAATCAATCTCGTGCCTCTGGCCGTCAATGCCATCGGCATTCCCACCAAAGGCGAGGTGTTCGCCGACCTTGGCGGCAAAACGCCTTCCATCAAAGTGAACATGAACACCGACGGCCCTGTCACCGCCGAAACTCTGCGCAAGAATCTGCCCTCGCTGCCCGCCGAACTGAGCGGACAGGTCGACGCCGTCACCGTCGCGCTCGAAGGGCCGGTGAACGCCCTCAAGGGCAACGCCCAAGTCAAGGCCGACAAGCTCACGCTCGGCGGCGCCAGCGTCACCGACACGCTTTTCAAGGCCGCGTTCAACAGCCAAGGGCTGATCACCGTTTCCGGAGGCTCCAATATCGCCGGCAATCCCGCCACCCTTAAAGGAACGGTCAACGCCGGCGGCAAGGACGTGGCGGCCGACGTGGCTTTCAGCGTCAAGGATTTCGACCTCGCCATGCTGCCCAAAATCGTGCCTTCGGCGCCGGCAAACATCAAGGGCAAAGTGAACGCCGCCTTCACCGTCAAGGGCAAGGGGAGCGCCATCGCCGCCGGCGGCAAGATCGACTCGCAGCGCGTCTCGCTGAACGACATGAACATCGACAAGGTCAACGTGCCCGTCGCCTTCCAAGGCAGCACGGTGACGTTCAAGAACGCCTCGCTGGTCTTCATGGAACTGCCCGTCACCAAAGTCAACGGCTCCATCACCATGGGCAGCGACAATCTGGCTTTCAAGGAAATGTCCGCGGCCGTCGCCAACGGAACGATCAAAATGGACTCGGTGCTCAAGTTCGGCAAAAATCTGAACGGCACCTACGACCTGAAACTGAACGGCATCGACCTCGGCAGCGTGATGAACACGTTCGGCGCCGCCTCGCTGGGCGCTTCCGGCAAACTCAGCGGCGGCCTCAAAGGCGAGCTTTCCGACACGGACATCACCGGCGACGGTTCGCTTTCCATCCCCGTTTTCTCGCTCACGGGATTGAAGTTCGAGCAAATCAAGTCTTCCGTCAAGCTTTCCAAAATGGTGGCTTCGCTGCCCGATTTCTCCTCCAAATTCGCCGGCGGAACGATCGACGGCAATGCGAGCATGGACATCAACAAGATGACCTACGCGATCGGCGCCAGCCTGAAGGGCAGCCAGCTCAAAACCATCATCGATCAGATGGCGCCCGCGCTCGGCGGCGGACTGACCGGCACACTGACCGGCGAGTACAAGGCTTCCGGCAAGCTCAGCCCCTTCACGCTCGACGGCGAAGGTTCCGTCTCCTCGGCGGGCGGCAGGATGTACGGGTTCAAGGAATACCAGTCTATCATCAATACCATCGCCGCGCTGCACGGCAACAAGGGCATCGCCTACGCCAACGCCAAGATCCCCTTCGCCAACGACATCGAAAAGCTGACGCTCAGGGACGGCACTGTCATCAACGCCGAAAAGGGCGACGGCATCTACCAATACATCAAGGCCAACGGGACCTTTGCCTACGCCGGCAATCTGAACATCAACGTCGACGGCTCCATCAACGCCATGCTCGTGAACACGGCAGCTTCGACCTTGAGCGGCGCGATGGCGGCCGGCGGCGCGGCGGCCCTGCTGACCGGGGGAGCCGGCGGCATCGCCGGACTGATCGGCGGCGGTATCGCCGGCGCCAGCAAGAGCTGGGGCGTCAACGACTTCCGCAACCTGACCTTCCACATCGGCGGTACCGTCGACGATCCCAAGATCGGCAGTTTCAAAGTCAACGGCAAGACCTGGGACGCCAAGGAAGCCCAGCAGGAAAACGCCAAAGTCACCGACGTCAAGGACCAGGCCAAGAACGCCGTTGAAAAGGCCAAAGAAGACGCCGTGAACAAGCTCACCGAAAAACTCACCGGCAAGAGCGGCGCCGAAAGCGGGTCCAGCAAAAACAGCGTCAGAGATCAGCTCAACGATGCGCTCAACAAAGAGCTCGAAAAAGGGTTGAACAGCCTTTTCGGTAAATAA
- a CDS encoding MATE family efflux transporter, translated as MENRREMLAQAPLLPLLVKMSLPAMIGMFVMASYNVVDTIFIGWGVGPLGIAATSVAFPLQLFVGALSMWVAMGTASLSSRKLGAGLDDDAERALGNGFVMSVALGFATLAAGIACLDPLIAMMGADARVAGHARHYLGIVFLGNPLVIVGMLFNNTIRSEGNTRYAMYSMVLPAVLNVFLDPLFIFGFKMGMAGAAWATVIGQLVTLLWNLRYYLTGRRSLIALRVSRMPLRWVIDAEILGVGVSEFARQGALTVANTILMNQISRYGSALYIAAYAIMMKVSSIAVMPIFGIGQGMQPIVGYCYGAGLYGRARKAIEIALLSATVITVTGEIILLGFPHVFVRAFTDDAEVIRLTVWGVRILQSTFAIIGFQIVGTVTFQALGFAGPALFLSLSRQVIFFIPSLLVLPRFFGVAGVFLSYPVADVCACFVTLALLIFYRGRFKRLER; from the coding sequence ATGGAAAATCGTCGCGAAATGCTGGCGCAGGCACCGCTGCTGCCTTTGCTCGTGAAAATGTCTTTGCCGGCCATGATCGGCATGTTCGTCATGGCCTCTTACAACGTGGTCGACACGATTTTCATCGGCTGGGGCGTCGGCCCGCTGGGCATCGCCGCCACGTCGGTGGCGTTTCCGCTGCAGCTGTTCGTCGGGGCCCTGTCCATGTGGGTAGCGATGGGCACGGCTTCGTTGTCGTCGCGCAAACTGGGCGCGGGGCTTGACGACGACGCCGAGCGGGCGCTGGGCAACGGCTTCGTGATGTCGGTCGCGCTGGGCTTCGCGACGCTGGCTGCCGGAATCGCGTGCCTCGATCCGCTGATCGCCATGATGGGCGCCGACGCGCGGGTGGCGGGTCACGCGCGGCACTATCTCGGCATCGTTTTCCTCGGCAATCCGCTGGTGATCGTGGGCATGCTCTTCAACAACACGATCCGTTCCGAGGGCAACACGCGTTACGCCATGTACTCGATGGTGCTGCCGGCGGTGTTGAACGTTTTTCTCGACCCGCTGTTCATTTTCGGCTTCAAAATGGGCATGGCGGGAGCGGCCTGGGCGACGGTGATCGGCCAGCTGGTGACGCTGCTGTGGAATTTGCGCTACTATCTGACGGGGCGCCGCAGCCTGATCGCCCTGCGCGTCAGCCGCATGCCGCTGCGCTGGGTCATCGACGCCGAGATCCTCGGCGTCGGCGTTTCCGAGTTCGCGCGCCAGGGCGCGCTGACGGTGGCCAACACGATCCTGATGAATCAGATCTCGCGCTACGGTTCGGCGCTGTACATCGCCGCTTACGCGATCATGATGAAGGTCTCGTCGATCGCCGTGATGCCGATCTTCGGCATCGGCCAGGGCATGCAGCCGATCGTGGGCTATTGCTACGGCGCGGGGCTGTACGGGCGCGCCCGCAAGGCCATCGAGATCGCGCTGCTTTCGGCCACGGTCATCACCGTGACGGGCGAAATCATCCTGCTCGGTTTCCCGCACGTTTTCGTGCGCGCGTTCACCGACGACGCCGAGGTGATCCGCCTCACCGTCTGGGGCGTGCGCATCCTTCAGTCTACGTTCGCGATTATCGGCTTTCAGATCGTCGGCACGGTGACGTTTCAGGCGCTGGGGTTCGCCGGGCCGGCGCTGTTTCTGTCGCTGAGCCGGCAGGTGATCTTCTTCATCCCCTCGCTGCTGGTCCTGCCGCGCTTTTTCGGCGTCGCCGGCGTGTTCTTGAGCTATCCCGTGGCGGACGTGTGCGCCTGCTTCGTGACGCTGGCGCTGCTGATCTTCTACCGCGGGCGCTTCAAAAGGCTTGAACGCTGA
- a CDS encoding sensor histidine kinase — MLFARTFDPIALYRVEEGSRRSITADRVFFVDVNPSYERVMKVRRRDVIGRSFLDVWPISEPRWSQIIVDCLRLGHSVHCEGNSKEAGSFLEAIAFPLPPGMAAVIFLDKTKLKDADEALDRKKNELRNLATQLTLTEESTRRAIAADLHDRIGYDLVAQLHKIRALREKVRPALEAEMAALEANTEKLISESRSLIFELSPPILKEVGINPALESLADNLLTPHGIKWELRAKGTMADFWADDAVCVILYRMARELLINVIKHSGATRVTIIVNRGPGKIMVAVEDNGRGFPENFDLDHNEARKETKSFGLFSIRERLEPIGGTLKIISIPGKGATVAMACPLKLKEGEFK, encoded by the coding sequence ATGCTGTTCGCGCGGACGTTCGACCCGATCGCGCTGTACCGCGTGGAGGAAGGATCGCGCCGCAGCATCACGGCCGACAGGGTGTTTTTCGTCGACGTCAATCCGTCCTACGAGCGCGTCATGAAGGTTCGCCGCCGCGACGTGATCGGCCGCAGCTTTCTTGACGTGTGGCCGATTTCCGAACCGCGCTGGTCGCAGATCATCGTCGATTGTCTGCGTCTGGGCCATTCGGTGCACTGCGAGGGCAACAGCAAGGAGGCCGGCAGCTTTCTCGAGGCGATCGCTTTTCCGTTGCCGCCGGGCATGGCCGCCGTGATTTTTCTCGACAAGACGAAATTGAAGGATGCCGACGAGGCGCTGGACCGCAAAAAAAACGAACTGCGCAACCTGGCCACGCAGCTGACGCTCACGGAGGAAAGCACGCGCCGTGCCATCGCCGCGGATCTGCACGACCGTATCGGCTACGATCTGGTGGCGCAGCTTCACAAGATCCGTGCGCTGCGCGAAAAAGTGCGGCCGGCGCTGGAAGCGGAGATGGCGGCCCTGGAAGCCAACACGGAGAAGTTGATCAGCGAAAGCCGTTCGCTGATCTTCGAGCTCAGCCCCCCCATTCTCAAGGAAGTGGGCATCAATCCAGCCCTGGAGTCGTTGGCCGACAATCTGCTGACGCCGCACGGCATCAAGTGGGAGCTGCGCGCGAAGGGAACGATGGCCGATTTCTGGGCGGACGACGCCGTTTGCGTGATCCTTTACCGCATGGCCCGCGAGCTGCTGATCAACGTGATCAAACACTCCGGAGCGACGCGCGTTACCATCATCGTCAACCGCGGCCCGGGAAAGATCATGGTCGCGGTGGAAGACAACGGCCGAGGATTTCCCGAGAACTTCGACCTCGATCATAACGAGGCGCGCAAAGAAACAAAGAGTTTCGGACTTTTCAGCATCAGGGAACGCCTTGAACCCATCGGTGGGACTCTGAAAATCATTTCCATTCCCGGGAAAGGCGCGACCGTTGCCATGGCCTGTCCGTTGAAGTTGAAGGAAGGGGAGTTCAAATGA